Below is a genomic region from Mesorhizobium sp..
AGACAACGACGCTTTGGGATCGCGGCGGGCGCGATACGGAAGGGCTGACCGGCGCCGAACTGATCCAGGCGCTGGTCAAGCGTCTGCCCAACTCGCCCGGCGTCTACCGGATGATGAACGAGGCCGGCGACGTGCTCTATGTCGGCAAGGCGCGCAGCCTGAAGAAGCGCGTCACCAACTATGCGCAGGGCCGCTTCCACACCAACCGCATCGGCCGGATGGTGCGCGAGACGGCGGCGATGGAATTCGTCGTCACCCGCACCGAGATCGAGGCGCTGCTGCTCGAAGCCAACCTGATCAAGCGCCTGCGGCCGCGTTTCAACGTGCTGATGCGGGACGACAAGTCGTTCCCCTATATCCTGATCACCAATGACGGCCTGGCGCCCGGCATCTTCAAGCATCGCGGCGCGCGCTCGCGCAAGGGCGACTATTTCGGCCCCTTCGCCTCGGCGGGGGCGGTGGGCCGAACCATCAACGCGCTGCAGCGCGCCTTCCTGCTCCGAAGCTGCACGGATTCGATGTTCGCCAGCCGTACGCGGCCGTGCCTGCTCTACCAGATCAAGCGCTGTTCGGCCCCCTGCACGGGCGAAATCTCCGAGGCCGGCTATGCCGAGCTCGTCACCGAGGCAAAGGATTTCCTGTCGGGTCGCAGCCAGAAGGTGAAAAGCGAGATCTCCGCCGCCATGCAGGAGGCGTCGCAGCAGCTCGACTTCGAGCGCGCCGCCATCTATCGCGACCGCCTCTCCGCCCTGTCGCATGTGCAGAGCCACCAGGGGATCAACCCGCAATCGGTCGAGGAAGCCGACGTCTTCGCCATCCACCAGGACGGCGGTCAGAGCTGCATTGAAGTGTTCTTCTTCCGCACCGGGCAGAACTGGGGCAACCGCGCCTATTTCCCCAAGGCCGATCCGGCGCTCGAGCCGGCCGAGGTGCTCGGCGCCTTCCTCGCCCAGTTCTACGACGACAAGCCCTGCCCCCGGCTGATCCTGCTGTCGCATGCCGTCGAGGACCAGGACCTGTTAGCGCAGGCGCTTGCCACTCGCGCCGGCCGCAAGGTGACGATTTCCATGCCGTCGCGCGGCGAGAAGAAGGATCTCGTGGCGCATGCCCTGCAGAACGCGCGCGAGGCGCTCGGCCGCCGGCTGGCCGAGACCTCGACCCAGGCGGTGCTGCTCGAAGGCCTCGCGAATACATTCGGGCTCGACGCCCCTCCCCGCCGCATCGAGGTCTACGACAATTCGCACATCATGGGCACCAACGCCGTCGGCGCGATGATCGTCGCCGGGCCTGAGGGTTTTGCCAAGAACCAGTATCGCAAGTTCAACATCCGCTCCGAATCGATCACCCCGGGCGACGATTTCGGCATGATGCGCGAGGTGATGGAGCGGCGCTTCTCGCGCCTACTCAAGGAACATGGCGATGAACCGCCGGCCGCGGGCGACAGCGACGACGCGATGCCTGCCTGGCCGGACCTGATCCTGATCGACGGCGGCCAGGGCCAGATGTCGGCAGTGCGCAAGATCCTCGACGAGCTCGGTATCGCCGACAAGGTGACGGCCGTTGGAGTCGCCAAGGGCGTCGACCGCGATGCCGGGCGCGAACGGTTCTTTGCCCGCGGGCGCGATCCGTTCACGCTGCCGCCGCGCGACCCGGTGCTCTATTTCATTCAGCGGCTGCGCGACGAAGCGCATCGGTTCGCCATCGGCTCGCACCGGGCGCGGCGTAAGAAGGAGATGGTGCGCAATCCGCTCGACGAGATCGCCGGCATCGGCCCGTCGCGCAAACGCGCGCTGCTGCACCATTTCGGCACCGCCAAGGCGGTCAGCCGGGCGGCCCTCGCCGACCTGCGGTCGGTCGAAGGCGTGTCCGAATCGCTGGCGAAGCAGATCTACGATCACTTCCACGACAATGGTTGACCGGCCGGGACGGTTTGACCGGCTATCGAGCCCGAATTCCGCCCTGGAACAAAGAAAAGACGGACTCTAGCCGCCGCAGGCGTCTTGCTGTTGACCCGAAGAGGTCACATCTGTTGAAACTGAATCCCAAGACAAGCGAAGAACGGCCTCATGGCGAGCAAGGCGTATAACATCCCCAACCTGCTGACCTATGGGCGCATCCTCGCGGTGCCGCTCATCGTGGTCTGCTTCTATCTGGAGGGCCGTCTCGAATCGAGCGACTTCGCGCGCTGGTCGGCGCTGTTCCTCTTTGCCATGGCGAGCGTCACCGACTATCTCGACGGCTACCTCGCGCGCATCTGGAAGCAGACGTCGAACATCGGCCGCATGCTCGACCCGATCGCCGACAAGCTCCTCGTCTCGACCTGCCTGATGCTGCTCGCGGCCGACCCGGTCGAAACCATTCACGGCTGGTCGCTCTGGGCGGCGATCGTCATCCTGTGCCGCGAAATCCTCGTCTCGGGCCTGCGCGAGTATCTGGCCGAACTCAAGGTCAGCCTGCCGGTGACGCGGCTGGCCAAGTGGAAGACGACCATCCAGATGTTCTCCATCGGCTTCCTGCTGGCCGGTCCGGCGGGCGACAAGATCCTCCCCTATACCACGCAGATCGGCATTACCCTGCTCTGGCTCTCGGCGATCGTCACGCTCTACACCGGCTACGACTATTTCCGTGCCGGCCTGAAGCACGTGGTGGACGAGTGAGGCGGCCGTGAAACTCATTTATTTCGCCTGGGTCCGCGAAAGGATCGGCCTCCCCGAGGAAGACGTCGAGCTTCCCGCCGAGGTCAGGACGGTGCGCGACCTCCTTCTCTGGCTGCGGGAGCGCGGCGAAGGCTATCAGGAGGCGCTGCGCCATCCCGAAGCCATTCGCGTCGCCATCAACCAGGAGCATTCGCGCCACGACGAGCCGGTCGCCGGTGCGCGCGAGATCGCCCTCTTTCCCCCCATGACCGGCGGCTAGCGCCGTGTCCGCGCGGATCACGGTCCGGATCCAGACCGAGGATTTCGATCTCTCCGCCGAGGTCTCGGCGCTGCTGTCCGGCCTGCGCGACACGGGAGCCGTCGTCACCTTCAGCGGTCTTTGCCGCGGCGAGGACGGGACGCTCGCCGCGCTCGAACTCGAACACTATCCCGGCATGGCCGAGGCGGAGATCCGCCGGATCGCCGAACAGGCGGCGGCGCGCTGGCCGGTGACGGCGCTCTGCGCGATCCATCGCGTCGGCCGCATCGCCCCGGGCGAGAACATCGTGCTGGTCGTCGCCGCGTCCGCCCACCGCCAGGCGGCGTTCGACGCGGCGTCGTTCCTCATGGACTTCCTCAAATCCCGCGCTCCGTTCTGGAAGAAGGAACATCTCCGCGACGGCTCGGAGGGCGGCTGGGTCGACGCCAAGGAATCGGACGAGGCCGCGCTGCGACGCTGGTCCTGACAGCCGCCGCAATTCGTTGGCCTACATCCTAATTGAGCATTAACCCTGACCTGCCATTTTTTTCGCCGGTTAGCGCTTTGGGAATTACCCCATCGTAAGATCACTCGGATCGCGCGAATCGACTTGGGGCTATGCTGAACGCATTCGGGTCATTTCTTCAATCGGGGGCGGCAACGGGCTTGCTTGCTGCATCGATTCTGCCGCTCGCCGCGGTTCCGTTCCTGGGTGCTTTCTACTATCGCCAGCGATGGCTCGAGGCCGCGGACGACCACCGCAACAGTCGCGAGCTGATCGAGCATCTCTCCGAAGGCATCTATCGCTCGTCCATCGACGGCCGCCAGCTTTCCGCAAACAGGGCGCTGGTCAAGCTCAACGGCTATGACAGCGAAGCCGAGATGCTGCGTGCCGTCCACCATATCGGCCGCGAATGGTACGTCGATCCGGGCCGCCGCGACGAATTCCGCCGCATCCTCAACGAACAGGGCCACGTCGAGGACTTCGTGTCGGAAGTCTATCGCCACAAGACGCGCGAGCGCATCTGGATCTCGGAATCTGCCCGCATGGTGCGGCACAAGCGAACCGGCAAGCCTCTCTACTACGAGGGATCGGTTCGCGAAATCACCGAAACGGTCAAGCGGCTCAAGCTCGAACAGCACTACCAGAAGCTGATCTCCCAGATCCCGGGGGGCCTGTTCCAATACAGCCGGGAGCCGGACGGCTCGTTCCGCATCCTCTACTACAGCGACGGCTTCCATCGCCTGACCGGGCTCCCCAAGGGGGCCGAGGCGCAGGACGCCGGCGCGTTCACCAGGCTCATCCTGCCCGAAGATCTCGACGGCTACTTCCAGTCGCTGCGCGAATGCCACCGCGCCTTCAAATACTGGGATCACGAATTCCGTATCCGCACGCCCGAAGGGGTCGAGAAATGGCTGAGGGCATCGGCCGCGCCCGAACGGGTCGGCGACGCCATCGTCTGGCACGGCTACGCCTCCGACATCTCCCTGCGCAAACGGCAGGAGATCAAGATCAAGGAACTCGCCTATTTCGATCCGCTGACGCACCTGCCCAACCGGCGCGCGCTGCTCGACCGGCTGGCCGAGGCGCTGCAGCATGCGCAGGCGAGCGGGCGGCGCGGCGCGCTGCTGTTCATCGACCTCGACAACTTCAAGTCGCTGAACGACAGCCAGGGCCACGACGTCGGCGACGCCTATCTCGTTCAGGTGGCGCAGCGGCTGTCGGCCTGCGTCGCCGAGGGCAGCCTCGTCGCCCGCATCGGCGGCGACGAGTTCGTCGTCTGCATCGAGGATGCCGGCGCGTCGGACGCAGAAGCCTCGGCGCTTGCCGACCGGACGGCAGAGGCGGTGCTGCGCGCACTGTCGCGACCGCACCGCATCGGCCCCGTCGAGCACCAGGCCTCGGCCAGCGTCGGCATCGTCCTCTTCGACGGCAACGAGCCGCGCGTCGACGAGGTGCTGAAACGCGCCGACATCGCGATGTACCGGGCCAAGGCCTCCGGCCGCAACGCGTTCGCCGTGTTCGACCCGGCCGCGACGCAGCGCGAGCAGGATCAGTTCCGCCTCCACGCCGACCTGCACGCGGCGATCGCCGAGGACCAGCTGCGGCTGCACTACCAGCCGCAGGTCGACCAGTTCGGCCGCGTCGTCTCCGCCGAGGCGCTGCTGCGCTGGTATCACCCGGCCCAGGGGGTCATCACCCCCGACCGGTTCATCGCGCTGGCGGAACGGTCCGGCCTGATCAAGGACCTCGGCCGCATGGTGCTGGCCAAGGGCGTCGCCACGCTCGCCCGCTGGCAGGCGGAGCGCGACACGGCCCATCTGCGGCTGTCGATCAACATCTCCGTCAAATCCTTCGGCAGTCCCGATTTCGTACCGCACCTGCGCCGGCTGATCGACGAGCATCGGGTCGACGCCTCGCAACTGATGCTCGAATTCACCGAACACGTGATGGCCGACAACCAGAAGGCGACGGCCGAGAAGATGCACAAGCTCAAGGAGCTCGGCATCTGCTTCTCGCTGGACGACTTCGGCACGGGCTATTCGTCGCTGGCCTATCTGCGGCAGATGCCGTTCGACGAGGTCAAGATCGACGGCTCCTTCGTTGCCGATATCGAGACGCGGGAGAACGACCGGGCTCTGGTGCGCACGATCCTCGCGATGGCCGATACGCTCGGCCTCGCCACGGTCGCCGAGCATGTCGAGACGGCGCAGCAGGAGGCGCTGCTGCGCGCCTTCGGCTGCCGCAAGTTCCAGGGCTATCTCTATGCGCCGCCGCTGCCGGTCGACGAGTTCCTCGTCCGCGCCCGGGCCCTGCCCTCGCTGGCGCTGACCGCGGAGGCCCTGCGCCGCAGCGCATGAAAAAGCCGGGCGCGAGGCCCGGCTTTGGAAGGTACCGTTCCGATCGGGCTCAGCCGACGATCTCGGTTCCCGAGAACCAGTAGGCGATCTCTTCCTTCGCGGTCTCCGGCGCGTCGGAACCGTGCACCGAGTTCTCGCCGATCGACAGCGCGTGCACCTTGCGGATGGTGCCCTCGGCGGCATTGGCCGGGTTGGTCGCACCCATCACTTCGCGGTTCCTGGCGATGGCGTTCTCGCCTTCGAGAACCTGGACCACCGTCGGTCCCGACGACATGAACTCGACCAGTTCGCCGAAGAACGGACGGTCCTTGTGCACCGCGTAGAAGCCCTCGGCCTCGCGACGGCTCATCCACACCCGGCGGGATGCGACGACGCGCAGCCCCGCATCCTCGAGCATCTTGGTGATCGCACCCGTCAGGTTGCGCCGGGTCGCGTCCGGCTTGATCATGGAAAACGTGCGTTCGAGGGCCATCTCTCGTCCTTGTCAGATAGGTTGCGGAAGGGTGGCGCTCCTTACACGCCGCCCCCGCGATTGCCAAGGGGCGCCGGCGTCACGCCGCTTCCGGCACCTTGCGCAACAGGCCGTCGTGAAGATCGAGGCAGCGCTCGAACCAGGCCTTCACCGGATCGGCCGGATCGAGGAAGGCGAAGCGCGAGACCACCCGCGCCCACTGGAACGCGCCGGCGACGATGTAGTCGGGATAGAGCGGTGCCTTCCCGCCGATGAAGGGCTGGTAGGAAAGCATGTTGCGCAGCGGCTCGAGCGCTGCCCGCCAGGCGGAAAGCCCCGCGTCGCGGCCGGCGGCGACCGTCTCCAGCGGCCTGCCGTAGCGCGCCTCGCGCGAGGCACGGAAATAGGCCTGGTCGGCGGGTGCCAGACAGTCGTGGATGTCCATCAGAGCCGCCGCCCCCAGATAGGGATGAATCGTCAGCTGCGACCAGCGTTCGACGAAACGTGCCATCGCCTTGCCGCCCTCGCCGGCGAACAGGCTTGGCCGGTCCGGATAGGTCTCATCGAGATAGATGGCGATGTCGAAGGATTCGTTGAGCACGCGCCCGCCGTCGCGGATCACCGGCACGGTCTTGGAGAACCCGCCCTCCACCTTCGCCACTTCGGTGAACGGCACCGGCCGCGTCTCGAAGGGCAGGCCCTTGTGCGCCAGCGACAGCGCGATCTTCCAGACATGCGGGCTGAAAGGCCGCGCCGCATCGGCACCGACGAGTTCGTAGAGGAGAATGGTCATTGGCGTCTTCGTTCGAGAGGATTAAGAGCCCAGTCTGGCCAAGATCGCTGGAAAGGGAAAGACGTGAAGCAGCATTTTCGCATGTTCGCCGCCTACAATGTCTGGGCGAACGCGCAGCTCTACGACGCGGCCCACGATCTGTCGGTGGACGAATTCAACCGCGACACCGGCGCCTTCTTCCGCTCGATGACGGGAACGCTCAACCATATCCTCGTCGCCGACCGGATCTGGATGAAGCGCTTCACCGGCGAGGGCCAGGCGCCGGCGACGCTCGACGCGATCCTTTTTTCCGATTTCGCCAAGCTGCGGGCGGCGCGCGAGGCCGAAGACAGGCGCATTGCCGACTATGTCGAAGGCCTGACCGAGAAGGCGCTCGCCGGCCGCTTCACCTACATGACGGTGACCGACATGCGCACCGTGTCGCAGCGGCTGGCGCCGGCGCTGGCGCACCTGTTCAACCACCAGACCCACCATCGCGGGCAGGCGCACGCTATCCTCACCTCGCTCGGCAGGCCGTCGCCGACGCTCGACCTGATCTACTTCCAGCGAACGGAAAACGGGCGGCAATTCGCGTAGACTGAGACAAGGCCGAATTGGACCGTTCTGCCGGGTGAATTCGGGCCAAGGTCGAGGTCTTCGGCGCGGTCGTGCTGGTGGCACGGCCAAGTCCGAAGACCGAAGGATTTGGCGCGAATTCACCCGGCAGAACGGTCCAATTCGGCCTTGTCTCGGTCTGGCCGCCCGTCCGAACGATCCGGTAAGTAGAGCCGATCAGGAAGCGGGACGCGGAGCCCGCTCGATCACCTTCTTCTTCGGCGCGGGCAGGAGACCCTCGCGCTGCATCTGCTTGCGGGCGGCCTTGCGGGTCCGGCGGATGGCCTCGGCCTTCTCCCTCGCGCGCTTCTCCGACGGCTTCTCATATGCCTGGCGCGCCTTCATTTCGCGGAAGATCCCTTCCCGCTGCATCTTCTTCTTCAGGACGCGGAGAGCCTGGTCGACATTATTTTCGCGAACGAGTACCTGCAATGGATATCCTAACCTCGGTTTTCGTTTCAGGGATTTGCCGTCGACCTGACGAAGCATAGGCCGGCGAATTCAGCGGCGCGAATGTTAACAGGTTTGCCGCAAAAATCACCCCATCATCGGAAAAAACTTGAAAACATCTTCAGGCCGACCGGCGAGGTCCTGCCGTCGGCGGTTCCGGCCGTGATCGCCCGCCCCGATGCGCCTTGCGAAGCCGCCCGCAGCATGCAAAACGGTCGGCCATGCTGACGATCACCGACCTTTCGCTCCGCGTCGCCGGGCGGCTCCTCCTCGACCATGCCTCGCTCAGCCTGCCGGCGGGCGCCAAGGCTGGCCTCGTCGGCCGCAACGGCGCCGGCAAGACGACCCTGTTCAAGGCGATCACCGGCGACCTCGCCGTCGAGACCGGTTCGATCTCGCTGCCGAAGGGCTTGCGCATCGGCCAGGTCGCGCAGGAGGCGCCCGGCACCGAGGAACCCCTCATCGAGATCGTGCTCGCCGCCGACAAGGAGCGCGCCGCGCTGCTCGCCGAAGCCGAGACCGCCACCGATCCGCACCGCATCGGCGAGATTCACACACGGCTCGCCGATATCGACGCGCACACCGCCGAATCCCGCGCCGCCACCATTCTCGCCGGCCTCGGCTTCGACGAGGAGGCGCAGAAGCGCCCCGCCTCCTCCTTCTCCGGCGGCTGGCGCATGCGCGTCGCGCTCGCCGCCGTCCTGTTCTCCGAGCCCGACCTTCTGCTGCTCGACGAGCCGACCAACTATCTCGACCTCGAAGGCACTCTGTGGCTCGAAAACTATGTCGGAAAATATCCGCACACCGTGCTCCTGATAAGCCACGACCGCGACCTCTTGAACCGCGCCGTCAACTCGATCGTCCATCTCGACCAGCAAAAGCTCACCTACTGGCGCGGCGGCTACGACCAGTTCGAGCGGCAGCGCGAGGAACAGCTCGAGCACCAGGAAAAGGCGCGCGTGAAGCAGGAGGCCGCGCGCAAGCACATGGAATCCTTCGTCGAGCGCTTCCGCGCCAAGGCCTCGAAGGCCCGCCAGGCGCAGTCGCGCATCAAGGCGCTGGAGAAGATGAAGCCGATCGCCGCGGTGATGAACGACAGCGTGCGGCCGTTCTCGTTTCCCGACCCTGTGCGCGAAGCCGCCTCCCCGATCATCGCCATCCAGTCGGCGAGCGTCGGCTACCAGCCGGGCAGGCCGATCCTGAAGAACCTGACGCTGCGCATCGACCATGACGACCGCATCGCGCTGCTCGGCGCCAACGGCAACGGCAAGTCGACTTTCGCGAAATTCCTCGCCGGCCGGCTCGACAAGCAGAGCGGCGGCATCACGATTGCGCCGCAGCTCAAGGTGTCGATGTTCGCCCAGCACCAGCTCGACGATCTGCGCCCCGAGGAAAACGCGGTCGAGCACGTCCGCCGGCTGATGCCCGACGCGCCGGAGGCCAAGGTGCGCGCCCGCGTCGCCCAGATGGGCCTGTCGACGGAGAAGATGCAGACCCCCGCCAAGGACCTGTCCGGCGGCGAGAAGGCGCGCCTCCTGATGGGCCTTGCCTCCTTCGACGGGCCGAACCTGTTCATCCTCGACGAGCCGACCAACCATCTCGACATCGATTCGCGCGAGCAGCTCGTCCATGCGCTCAACGAGTTCGACGGCGCGGTGATCCTTATCTCGCACGACCGCCACCTGATCGAGGCCACCGCCGACCGGCTGTGGCTGGTCAAGGACGGCACGGTCGCCCCCTTCGACGGCGACATGGACGACTATCGCCAGATCGTCACCGGCGTGACGGTCGACCGGCGGGAGAAGCGCGAAGCCGACAAGGCGTCGAAGGCCGACCGGCGGCGCGAGGCCGCGCAGCGCCGCGCGGCGCTGGAGCCGCTCGCCAAGGAGATCAGGGCCACCGAGGCGCTGATGGAACGCCTGCGCAAGCGCATCGACGCGATCGAGGAACAACTTGCCAATCCCGCTCTCTACGAGAAGGATCCGAAAGCCGCGACCCAGCTCGGCAAGGAGCGATCCGACCTGTCGCACCAGCTCGGCGCCCAGGAGGAACGCTGGCTGACGCTGTCCGCCGAATATGAGGAGGGCATAGCCGAATGACGATCGAGATCACGCAAGACGGCGATATCGCCGTCGTCCGCATCAACCGTCCCGACGCGCGAAACGCGGTGAATCCCGAGATGGCCGACGCGCTGTTTTCGGCCTTCACCGCCTTCGAGCGCGATCCCGGGCAGAAGGTCGCCATCCTCGCCGGCATTCCGGGCGCCTTCTGCGCCGGCTTCGACCTGAAACGCGCCGCCGGCGGCCTGGACGAGACCTGGTTTGCCGAACACGACCTCGACGGCGATTTCGACGGCCGCGGCGACCGGCCGCGCAAGGGGCCGATGGGTCCGACGCGGCTTTCCCTGTCGAAGCCGGTCATCGCCGCGATCTCCGGCCCCGCTGTCGCCGGCGGCATGGAACTGGCGCTCTGGTGCGACCTGCGCGTCATGGAGGAGAGCGCCTATATGGGCGTCTACTGCCGGCGCTGGGGCGTGCCGCTGATCGACGGCGGCACGGTGCGCTTGCCGCGTATCGTCGGCCACGGCCGGGCGATGGACCTGATCCTCACCGGCCGCAAGGTCGAGGCGGACGAGGCGCTGGCGATCGGCCTCGCAACCCGAGTCTGCGCCGACGGCGCGGCGGTCGACGCCGCGCTCGACCTGGCCCGCGAGATCGCAAAATTCCCGCAGGCCTGCATGCGGGCGGACCGGTCCTCCGCCATCGCACAATGGTCGCTCGATCCGGCCGACGCGCTGGTCAGGGAATGGCAGAGCGCCGAAACCTTCCGCTCCGAAGGCAGCTCGGGTGCGGCCCGCTTCGCCTCCGGCAAGGGCCGCTCCGGGAATTTCGAGGAGATCTGAGGCGCGAGGGACGCAGGCAAACAGAAGTCGTCATTTCGGTAGCTTCGCTCCTCTGCGTCGTCATACCGGCGGCCGAAGGCCAGCCGGTATCCATTCTTCTCTCCGGCTACACGCCAAAAAAACGCCTCCAAGCACGACCGACGGAATTCCTTTTGTCGGTGATCAATGGTTCCCGGCTGGCCTTCGTCCGCCGGGAAGACGGCCGCGCGATCTCCCCCTGGAGGGGGAGAATGGATTTTCACGACCTTAGCTCGCCGCCGCAGGCGATAGCGAGCTAAGTCGTAGAAAATCCAAGAGAGGGGATGAATCCCGCCCTGCCGATTTCCCCCTCTCTGGCGATTTCTAACGCTTAGCTCGCTGTCGCCTGCGGCGGCGAGCTAAGACGTTGAAATCGCTTTCTCCCCCTCAAGGGGGGAGATCGAGGTTTTTCCTGTGCATCGATCGCCCCCGGGAAAAATTGTCTTTCGCCGACAACCCCCTGTTCCCATTCACCATTCACCATTCACCATTCACCATTCACCATTCACTTCTTTATCCACGCCCTTTCCGCCCTGCCGCATCATGGGCCCGGTGCGACGGAAAGGAGCCGGCGGTGAAGTGGAAGGCGACGACAGGAAAGGGACAGGAGGTGCTGGTCAGCATCGTCGCGACCCTGCTTGCGCTCGCAGCCCTCGCCGAAAAAGCCGCCGGCGATACGCCCTGGGTGCGCTTCAGCGTGCTGTGGGCCGCCCGGCAGGCCGACCTGATCGCGCGCGACTACGTCGCGGGCTCGTCATGGAACGCGGCCGGCCGCCTCTGGTCGCCCGCCTTGCCGAACGTCCGCTACGGCACCGGGCCGGCCGACGCGCTCGACATCGCCGCCTCGCTGCGCGCGCTGGCGATGGTCATCAGCGGCATCGCCGCATACCTCCGGCGCGTGTCGGTCTGGCGGCAGGATCAGGCATTCGGCGAGAGCTACGGCAATCTGATCGACGGCCTCGACGTATTCATGCGCAGGCTTCGGGAGGCCTTCTCGCCGGTCGAATTCCGCGACACGTCGTAGAGATCCGCAGGGGACAGTTTACTTTCTTTCCGCTCGCGCAAACCTCGCACGGGCCGCGCCCTTCTGCGGAAAAAAGTAAACTGTCCCCGGCACTTAACTCCGTCAGCCGCCCGCGCGAACCCTGCACGGGCGACGCCCTCGTGCGGAAAAAAGTAAACTGTCCCCGGCACTTAACTCCCCCCGCCGTCATCCTCGGGCTTGTCCCGAGGATCTACTGCCGCAGGCGGGTGTTCGGAGACGGTCCTGCCAGCTCGGCGACGCCGCAGATCCTCGGGGTGAGGTAGCTTTGCAAGGTCCGGTGGACCTTGCAAAGGACGCGAACGCCGGGAGCCATAGCGGAGGGCTGACAGGAATGAGGCGGCGGCGAAAAGGCGCTGACGGCGCCTCGTCTCCGCGCGTCCAGATCCTCGCAACACCCCTCATCCGCCCCCTCGGGGCACCTTCTCCCACAAGGGGAGAAGGACGGGTGCCTCCCCTCACCGGCCCCATTTCGGCGGAGGGGGCGGCGTTGGCGGCGTCTTCTTG
It encodes:
- a CDS encoding crotonase/enoyl-CoA hydratase family protein, which gives rise to MTIEITQDGDIAVVRINRPDARNAVNPEMADALFSAFTAFERDPGQKVAILAGIPGAFCAGFDLKRAAGGLDETWFAEHDLDGDFDGRGDRPRKGPMGPTRLSLSKPVIAAISGPAVAGGMELALWCDLRVMEESAYMGVYCRRWGVPLIDGGTVRLPRIVGHGRAMDLILTGRKVEADEALAIGLATRVCADGAAVDAALDLAREIAKFPQACMRADRSSAIAQWSLDPADALVREWQSAETFRSEGSSGAARFASGKGRSGNFEEI
- a CDS encoding ABC-F family ATP-binding cassette domain-containing protein, producing MLTITDLSLRVAGRLLLDHASLSLPAGAKAGLVGRNGAGKTTLFKAITGDLAVETGSISLPKGLRIGQVAQEAPGTEEPLIEIVLAADKERAALLAEAETATDPHRIGEIHTRLADIDAHTAESRAATILAGLGFDEEAQKRPASSFSGGWRMRVALAAVLFSEPDLLLLDEPTNYLDLEGTLWLENYVGKYPHTVLLISHDRDLLNRAVNSIVHLDQQKLTYWRGGYDQFERQREEQLEHQEKARVKQEAARKHMESFVERFRAKASKARQAQSRIKALEKMKPIAAVMNDSVRPFSFPDPVREAASPIIAIQSASVGYQPGRPILKNLTLRIDHDDRIALLGANGNGKSTFAKFLAGRLDKQSGGITIAPQLKVSMFAQHQLDDLRPEENAVEHVRRLMPDAPEAKVRARVAQMGLSTEKMQTPAKDLSGGEKARLLMGLASFDGPNLFILDEPTNHLDIDSREQLVHALNEFDGAVILISHDRHLIEATADRLWLVKDGTVAPFDGDMDDYRQIVTGVTVDRREKREADKASKADRRREAAQRRAALEPLAKEIRATEALMERLRKRIDAIEEQLANPALYEKDPKAATQLGKERSDLSHQLGAQEERWLTLSAEYEEGIAE